A single region of the Thermoanaerobacterium aotearoense genome encodes:
- a CDS encoding Ku protein — protein sequence MRSMWKGAISFGLVSIPIKLYAATEDNSIHFRQLHKDCKSPIKYEKICPVCNKEVSDEEIVRGYEYEPGKFVIIDEEDLERIPKSTVKTIDIIDFTDLRQIDPIYFDRTYYIAPDEIGAKPYVLLRDSMKKLNRVAVARVVIRSRQDLACIRVFNDNYMVMETMHFPDEIRSTNELPPIRNVDLHENEVKMAIKLVDTLTSDFSPEKYDDNYRKALIEIIESKIQDRKIEIPESPKEENVLDLVSALKASIESVKEENMAKKTKKKKGA from the coding sequence ATGCGTTCAATGTGGAAAGGAGCCATTAGTTTCGGCCTTGTCAGCATCCCCATAAAACTCTATGCAGCCACAGAAGACAACTCTATCCATTTTAGACAGCTTCACAAGGACTGCAAATCACCCATAAAATACGAGAAGATTTGTCCTGTGTGCAATAAAGAAGTTTCTGATGAAGAAATCGTAAGAGGCTATGAATATGAGCCAGGAAAATTTGTCATCATAGATGAAGAAGACTTAGAGAGAATTCCAAAGTCAACAGTTAAAACGATAGACATTATCGATTTTACAGATTTAAGACAAATAGACCCTATATATTTCGATAGGACATACTACATCGCACCAGATGAAATAGGTGCAAAACCATACGTACTTTTAAGAGATTCTATGAAGAAATTAAACCGTGTTGCAGTTGCAAGAGTCGTCATACGCTCAAGGCAAGATTTAGCCTGCATAAGAGTTTTCAATGACAACTACATGGTAATGGAAACAATGCACTTCCCTGATGAAATAAGAAGTACAAACGAGCTTCCGCCTATCCGCAATGTAGATCTTCATGAAAATGAGGTGAAAATGGCTATAAAGCTTGTGGATACTCTGACATCTGATTTTTCTCCAGAAAAATACGATGACAATTACAGAAAAGCTCTAATTGAAATAATCGAGTCGAAAATTCAAGATAGAAAAATCGAAATACCCGAATCGCCAAAGGAAGAAAATGTCCTGGATCTTGTAAGTGCATTAAAAGCCAGCATCGAGTCAGTAAAAGAAGAAAACATGGCAAAAAAAACAAAAAAGAAAAAAGGTGCATAA
- a CDS encoding C40 family peptidase, translating into MNYKKIVATAVVSITLMQAPSAFAMELLKYGSKGQAVVSLQQTLNRLGYSTGGIDGIFGSKTKSAVIALQKRYGLSPDGIVGPATEAVLNRTTVTGVSSRGGYDRPSNFDIVNIAERYLGVPYVFGGTTPAGFDCSGFVQYVFRQAGKSIGRTTYDQYAGGRAISLSDLQPGDILFFSTSGGGPTHEGIYIGGNRLIHMSDSLGKAAIADFSGWFRTYYIGARRYY; encoded by the coding sequence TTGAATTACAAAAAAATAGTGGCAACAGCGGTTGTGTCAATAACGCTTATGCAAGCGCCAAGTGCATTTGCAATGGAACTTTTAAAATACGGCTCGAAAGGACAAGCAGTGGTTAGCCTGCAGCAAACGTTAAACAGGCTTGGCTATAGCACAGGTGGTATTGACGGAATATTTGGCAGCAAGACAAAAAGTGCAGTGATCGCATTGCAAAAAAGGTATGGCTTATCTCCAGATGGGATTGTAGGACCAGCTACAGAGGCTGTACTAAATAGGACGACTGTAACTGGCGTTTCATCAAGGGGTGGTTATGATCGCCCATCAAATTTTGATATAGTAAACATTGCAGAAAGATATCTTGGAGTACCGTATGTTTTCGGTGGTACTACACCTGCAGGTTTTGATTGTTCTGGATTTGTTCAATATGTGTTTAGGCAAGCTGGAAAAAGCATCGGTAGAACTACGTATGACCAATATGCAGGTGGAAGGGCTATAAGCTTATCTGATCTTCAACCAGGCGATATATTGTTTTTCTCTACATCAGGCGGTGGTCCTACACATGAAGGCATATACATAGGAGGTAATCGCTTGATACACATGAGCGATTCACTTGGTAAGGCTGCTATCGCAGATTTCAGCGGTTGGTTTAGGACGTACTATATTGGTGCAAGAAGATATTATTAA
- a CDS encoding NusG domain II-containing protein has translation MKIGDKILIGVLLIISLVSAYFTYDKALSRTGTDVVIEVNGSKYQELPLNVDKTVTIHNGQHLNVVEIKDGKVRMKEANCPDQICVRTGWIDKEGQQIVCLPNRVVVRVTGGKKGEVDDVVY, from the coding sequence ATGAAAATAGGTGATAAGATTTTAATAGGTGTTCTTTTGATTATTTCTCTTGTTTCTGCCTATTTTACTTATGACAAGGCGCTATCAAGAACTGGCACAGATGTTGTAATTGAAGTAAATGGTTCTAAATATCAAGAATTGCCTTTAAACGTTGATAAAACAGTGACAATCCACAATGGCCAGCATTTAAATGTCGTTGAGATAAAAGATGGCAAGGTCAGAATGAAAGAAGCCAATTGCCCAGATCAGATATGTGTCAGGACTGGCTGGATAGATAAGGAAGGCCAGCAGATAGTATGTCTTCCCAATAGAGTAGTTGTAAGAGTTACAGGTGGTAAAAAAGGAGAAGTGGATGATGTAGTATATTAA
- a CDS encoding ROK family transcriptional regulator yields the protein MADLIPVSYKLLKGMNESLILNVIRHNKYVSRSEIAKITNLTPPTVTNIINKLLEDGLVKEDKLGESSGGRPPVILKINNEAFDIIVIIIGTDIMEEYLLDAELTIKESKVDNIKKEDAESIFKLLFDRIRYLKDISKKEIAGIGIVVRGPVKSSEGISVFSPNIGWRNVPIKDMIEKEFGIPTFVENDVRAMALGEFYNGIAKNVGNVVFLKVGHGIGSTIILDGKIYRGINDMAGEIGHTTIDVAGPKCSCGNYGCFEALASEKALVNNVVKRIKEGSYSLVSEYVNGDLENITTRFVYKAAEEGDEVALSELNKIAIYLGIGIANIVNIFSPELVLISGGIVRGRKFIEDVVLETIKKRSFEANYSSCSIAFSNPDYNTALMGISNIILDSIL from the coding sequence TTGGCAGATTTGATTCCAGTAAGTTACAAGTTATTGAAAGGAATGAATGAAAGTCTCATATTGAATGTGATACGTCACAACAAATACGTATCAAGGTCTGAAATAGCAAAGATAACGAATTTGACGCCACCTACAGTTACGAATATCATAAACAAGCTCTTAGAAGATGGGCTTGTGAAAGAGGACAAATTAGGGGAATCCAGCGGTGGCAGGCCGCCTGTCATATTGAAGATAAATAACGAAGCTTTTGATATAATCGTGATAATAATCGGGACAGATATAATGGAAGAGTACCTATTGGACGCTGAACTCACAATAAAAGAATCAAAAGTTGACAACATAAAAAAAGAAGATGCGGAAAGCATATTCAAACTTTTGTTTGACAGAATAAGGTATTTAAAAGATATTTCAAAGAAAGAGATAGCTGGCATCGGCATAGTAGTTAGAGGTCCTGTAAAGTCAAGCGAAGGCATATCTGTATTTTCTCCTAACATAGGATGGAGAAATGTGCCTATAAAGGATATGATAGAAAAAGAATTTGGGATTCCTACGTTTGTTGAAAATGATGTTAGAGCCATGGCTTTAGGTGAATTTTACAACGGAATTGCTAAAAATGTCGGCAATGTTGTGTTTTTAAAGGTGGGACACGGAATAGGCTCTACAATAATATTGGATGGGAAAATATACAGAGGAATTAATGACATGGCTGGTGAGATAGGACATACTACAATTGATGTTGCAGGTCCTAAATGCAGTTGTGGTAATTATGGATGCTTTGAAGCTTTGGCATCTGAGAAAGCGCTGGTAAACAATGTGGTAAAAAGGATAAAAGAGGGATCTTATTCTCTCGTATCTGAATACGTCAACGGAGATTTAGAAAATATAACAACAAGATTTGTGTACAAAGCTGCAGAAGAAGGCGATGAAGTTGCCTTGTCAGAGTTAAACAAGATCGCCATTTACTTAGGCATAGGCATTGCGAATATAGTCAATATCTTTAGCCCTGAGTTGGTGCTCATATCAGGAGGAATAGTGAGAGGTCGAAAGTTTATAGAAGACGTTGTATTGGAAACCATCAAAAAGCGCTCTTTTGAAGCAAACTATTCATCATGCAGCATTGCTTTTTCAAATCCAGATTACAATACGGCCCTGATGGGTATATCGAATATAATATTAGATAGTATTTTGTAA
- a CDS encoding DNA ligase has translation MSMMDEKIPPMLAISGNVFDDPNWVYEIKWDGSRTIAFLSSSTKLQDRRLVNISHQFPELMNINKCLKSNEAILDGELIVLKDNKPSYRNIMMRKHQQNKLRIELLSKSNPAIFITWDVIYVDGKELLNYPLIERREILSKIVSESNLIRISDYIFGHGKTLFAETGKKQLEGVMAKKADSKYYLGKRSSLWQKFKHHIVLNAVILGYMIDKTALVLGLYNEEDKLVHIGNVESGISQKELSSFLYVANDLKVGSEFYGLAINNVQWIMPFIVCKVKFMEWSENFKMRAPSFLEFALDVKPTECRFM, from the coding sequence TTGTCCATGATGGATGAAAAAATTCCTCCTATGCTGGCTATATCGGGAAATGTATTTGACGATCCGAATTGGGTATATGAAATCAAATGGGATGGTTCAAGGACAATAGCATTTCTTTCATCTTCTACAAAGCTTCAAGACAGAAGACTTGTAAATATAAGCCACCAATTTCCAGAACTTATGAACATAAATAAATGTCTAAAATCAAATGAAGCCATACTTGACGGTGAATTGATCGTTCTAAAAGACAATAAACCAAGCTATAGAAACATAATGATGCGAAAACACCAACAAAACAAACTAAGAATCGAACTTTTAAGTAAATCCAATCCCGCAATATTTATAACATGGGATGTAATATATGTTGATGGAAAAGAGTTATTAAACTACCCACTGATTGAGCGCAGAGAAATTTTAAGTAAAATCGTCAGTGAAAGCAATCTAATAAGGATATCTGATTACATATTTGGACACGGCAAAACTTTATTTGCGGAAACTGGCAAAAAACAATTGGAAGGAGTAATGGCTAAAAAAGCAGACTCAAAATATTATTTAGGAAAAAGAAGCAGTCTGTGGCAAAAATTCAAACACCACATAGTGCTAAATGCTGTAATATTAGGTTATATGATAGACAAAACTGCGTTAGTCTTGGGCCTTTACAACGAGGAGGACAAACTTGTGCACATTGGAAATGTAGAATCTGGAATATCACAAAAAGAATTATCATCGTTCTTATATGTCGCCAATGATCTGAAGGTCGGATCGGAATTTTACGGTCTTGCCATTAACAACGTTCAATGGATAATGCCTTTTATTGTATGTAAGGTTAAATTCATGGAATGGTCAGAAAATTTCAAAATGAGAGCACCATCTTTCTTAGAATTTGCCTTAGATGTGAAACCTACCGAATGCAGATTCATGTAA
- a CDS encoding YesL family protein has product MFGNFFNRMYYGDPRRPDLKADDIPKKGVSLFFDILKNNFWQLISLNLLLIVSCIPIVTIGPALAGFNNVLRNHALNRNVWLWNDFKDGFVKNFKQSFIITLINALAAFILINNYKIYSSYSTGFIKIAGSYITIFIGFILVLMNVYIYPLMVTYDLKIKHIYKNALIFSIIKLPQTIGIVLLSLLLFGLCILFAFIPLIVIGFSLVGLAINVYDRSVFEKYIDSRVNQGDKKMEDKPENQ; this is encoded by the coding sequence ATGTTTGGAAATTTTTTTAATAGAATGTACTATGGTGATCCGCGGAGACCTGATTTAAAAGCTGATGATATACCCAAGAAAGGTGTTTCATTGTTTTTTGATATTTTAAAGAACAATTTCTGGCAGCTTATAAGCCTTAATCTTTTATTGATTGTGTCGTGCATACCTATTGTGACGATAGGACCTGCTTTGGCGGGGTTTAATAATGTGCTTAGGAATCATGCACTTAATAGAAATGTGTGGCTTTGGAATGATTTCAAAGATGGGTTTGTTAAGAATTTTAAGCAAAGCTTTATAATTACGTTGATAAACGCTTTAGCAGCTTTTATATTAATCAATAATTACAAGATTTATTCTTCATACAGTACAGGCTTTATAAAGATTGCAGGCAGCTATATTACTATATTTATTGGCTTTATACTTGTTCTCATGAATGTGTATATTTATCCTTTGATGGTTACGTATGATTTAAAGATAAAGCATATATATAAAAATGCTTTGATATTTTCAATCATAAAGTTGCCTCAGACGATAGGCATTGTGCTATTAAGCTTATTATTGTTTGGACTTTGCATTTTGTTCGCGTTTATTCCGCTTATTGTCATTGGATTTAGCTTAGTCGGGCTTGCCATAAATGTGTATGACAGAAGCGTGTTCGAGAAGTACATTGACAGCAGAGTCAATCAAGGAGATAAAAAAATGGAAGATAAACCTGAAAATCAGTAG
- a CDS encoding YkoP family protein encodes MKKIFMYIWSLWEFVFAKLNNIHTVGGDDSEIRIAIKRYRGKKIVLKDGTVLDKGDKFAELHLNNKVLTEITSSSSSPIAIGIIVLKRFKKSLKALKAYINENHDFDDVNVFMGYTLFNQGVEMLGFEVMDMKSPLERFIITHYESFLLGIFHPEGFKRLRNNKFTAKMVLITKKTINNRY; translated from the coding sequence ATGAAAAAGATTTTTATGTACATTTGGTCTTTGTGGGAATTTGTATTTGCAAAATTAAATAATATCCACACAGTAGGTGGAGATGATTCTGAAATAAGAATCGCAATAAAAAGATACAGAGGCAAAAAGATCGTGCTGAAAGATGGCACAGTTTTAGATAAAGGCGATAAATTTGCTGAGCTTCACTTAAACAACAAAGTCCTTACCGAAATAACATCCAGCAGCAGTTCACCTATTGCTATAGGCATCATAGTACTAAAAAGGTTTAAAAAATCTTTAAAGGCATTAAAAGCTTACATCAATGAAAATCACGATTTTGATGATGTAAATGTATTTATGGGATACACACTTTTCAATCAAGGTGTGGAAATGCTGGGCTTTGAAGTAATGGACATGAAATCACCTCTTGAAAGATTCATAATCACTCATTATGAAAGCTTTCTTCTGGGCATATTTCACCCTGAAGGATTTAAGCGGCTTCGCAACAATAAATTTACGGCAAAGATGGTTTTGATTACAAAAAAGACGATAAACAACCGCTACTAA
- a CDS encoding peptidoglycan D,D-transpeptidase FtsI family protein, producing the protein MASINKKRILLVLITFLFLIACLVARLIWLQVVMAPKYSLAVKNQTTSKIVLKPQRGIIYDANGNILATNVSGGDVYAAPKNITHPDAVADKLYSLLGMKKDSLYKLLSNKNSEWTVLKKNVSLDNVNKIKKLNLAGIYVEDTNIRSYPDGSLLSQTLGFTGVDGNGLYGLEYSFDKYLKGTSGLEVATTDEVGHVIGLPEKLYEPEKGDDLVLTVDSVIQGYAETAIEKAYETYSPANGISAIVMNPKTGDILAMANIPDFDPNEPNKVSSIDTWSNPAVSYLYEPGSVFKVVTASAALEESLVTPNEQFYDPGYYIVSGHRINSWTKLGNIDFSQAVAMSSDTVFMKIIVERLKLNTLYKYINAFGFGSPTGIQLPGEASGMIIPEKNVHPVDLASMSFGQGIAVTPLQMIDAFSATINGGYLMKPNIVKEIKSGDKVIKEFKPQVIRQVISQDTSNTMKELLKKVVDEGTGTACQISGFTVGGKSGTTENYSPGKYTASFAAFAPVDNPQVAVLVVIRNPTKNGHMGGEIAAPVVKDILSNTLRYLMIKK; encoded by the coding sequence TTGGCATCAATAAATAAAAAGCGCATTTTGCTCGTATTAATAACATTTTTATTTTTAATCGCATGTCTTGTAGCACGATTAATATGGCTACAGGTTGTCATGGCTCCAAAATATTCACTGGCCGTAAAAAATCAGACAACATCTAAGATAGTATTAAAGCCACAGAGAGGAATTATTTACGATGCAAATGGAAATATCCTGGCCACTAATGTAAGCGGCGGCGATGTATATGCTGCACCTAAAAATATAACACATCCAGATGCAGTCGCAGACAAATTGTACAGCTTATTAGGCATGAAAAAAGATTCACTGTACAAGCTTCTCAGCAATAAAAATTCTGAGTGGACTGTCCTTAAAAAAAATGTCTCACTGGACAATGTAAACAAGATAAAAAAGTTAAACCTTGCAGGCATATACGTAGAAGATACCAACATTAGAAGCTATCCAGACGGCAGTCTATTGTCACAGACATTAGGATTCACTGGTGTAGACGGAAATGGTCTATACGGTTTAGAATACTCATTTGATAAATACTTAAAAGGAACATCGGGATTAGAAGTAGCCACAACTGACGAAGTAGGTCATGTCATAGGACTTCCCGAAAAATTGTATGAGCCAGAAAAAGGCGATGATTTAGTCCTTACTGTCGACTCAGTTATTCAGGGATATGCAGAAACAGCCATAGAAAAAGCTTATGAAACTTACAGCCCTGCTAATGGCATTTCTGCAATCGTGATGAATCCGAAGACAGGCGATATCTTAGCCATGGCAAATATTCCTGATTTTGATCCAAATGAGCCAAATAAGGTCAGCTCCATCGACACATGGTCAAATCCTGCTGTATCTTATCTGTACGAACCAGGATCAGTATTTAAAGTAGTAACAGCATCTGCTGCATTAGAAGAATCTTTAGTCACGCCAAATGAGCAATTTTACGATCCCGGTTACTACATAGTATCAGGCCACAGGATAAATAGCTGGACAAAATTAGGAAATATCGATTTTTCACAAGCAGTGGCAATGTCCAGCGATACTGTATTCATGAAGATAATCGTAGAACGGCTTAAATTAAATACATTGTACAAGTACATAAACGCCTTTGGGTTCGGAAGCCCGACTGGAATACAGCTTCCAGGCGAAGCATCTGGCATGATAATACCAGAGAAAAATGTTCATCCTGTAGACCTTGCATCCATGTCTTTTGGACAAGGCATAGCAGTGACACCACTTCAAATGATAGATGCTTTTTCGGCAACTATAAATGGTGGATACTTGATGAAACCAAACATAGTAAAAGAAATAAAGTCAGGCGATAAAGTCATAAAAGAATTTAAACCTCAAGTCATACGACAAGTAATATCACAAGATACGTCAAACACAATGAAAGAGTTGCTTAAAAAAGTCGTCGATGAAGGAACAGGAACAGCATGTCAAATATCCGGCTTTACAGTAGGAGGAAAATCAGGCACAACTGAAAATTATTCGCCTGGGAAATACACAGCATCTTTTGCCGCATTCGCACCTGTGGACAACCCTCAAGTAGCCGTCTTAGTGGTCATAAGAAATCCTACTAAAAACGGCCACATGGGTGGCGAAATCGCAGCACCTGTCGTAAAAGACATACTTTCAAATACGTTAAGATATCTGATGATAAAGAAATAG
- a CDS encoding ABC transporter substrate-binding protein has protein sequence MKKPFALFLILLIVAFLVIWPYYMYLYETGKINFTEVNDEDYRGIITFCDFPHWSTDDPIGFNFIKKKIQDFEYLHPGVIIEFEPIKSGNFYYNVNDIIGNGKPDIIPITSDSPFIYNGKLNPLDKYIDKNYKKSLRENVLNGFMYDNSVYGIPLGMYTSVIYINSDLFSKKEVEVPQNGEWSYEEFLNDMDKLTYQEGKKEKKNFYGVTMYIERSYNIWGFLMADGLNIIDDKGIVSFKGPQAESGLKKLIELYAKGTIDPVSFGGDYSKVWDSFTANKESAVLVDESYKVQYLKYLENKNKLFQFDVALYPEGDGDVPITISPKIYGYGITKQSDKKKLDMAVKFVKFITDSQESVEKIGYIPVKKDVPITDELMKKIDMAVKYTDNIPKNWHDKNIMFNKALIDGLKDKESEKVILEKIKKALN, from the coding sequence ATGAAAAAACCTTTTGCTCTTTTTTTAATTTTATTGATTGTTGCTTTTTTAGTCATATGGCCATATTACATGTACTTGTATGAAACAGGCAAAATAAACTTTACAGAAGTTAATGACGAAGACTATAGAGGGATAATTACATTTTGCGATTTTCCCCATTGGTCAACTGATGATCCGATAGGTTTTAATTTTATAAAGAAAAAGATACAGGATTTTGAATATTTGCATCCAGGGGTTATAATTGAATTTGAGCCAATTAAAAGTGGAAATTTTTATTATAATGTCAATGATATAATTGGCAATGGCAAACCCGATATAATCCCTATAACTTCAGACAGCCCATTTATCTACAATGGCAAATTAAATCCCCTTGACAAATATATAGATAAAAACTATAAGAAGTCATTAAGAGAGAATGTCCTCAATGGATTCATGTACGACAATAGCGTTTATGGCATTCCTTTAGGGATGTACACAAGTGTCATTTACATTAACAGCGATTTATTCAGCAAAAAAGAAGTGGAAGTTCCCCAAAATGGAGAGTGGAGCTATGAGGAGTTTTTAAATGATATGGATAAGCTTACTTATCAAGAAGGCAAAAAAGAAAAAAAGAATTTCTACGGAGTAACTATGTATATAGAAAGAAGTTATAATATTTGGGGATTTTTGATGGCTGATGGCTTAAACATAATCGATGATAAAGGGATAGTTTCATTTAAAGGACCGCAGGCGGAGTCTGGCCTTAAAAAATTGATAGAATTATATGCAAAAGGGACAATAGATCCTGTGTCTTTTGGTGGTGATTACAGCAAAGTGTGGGACAGTTTTACAGCGAATAAAGAAAGCGCTGTTTTGGTTGATGAAAGTTACAAAGTTCAATACCTTAAATACCTTGAAAACAAGAATAAACTTTTTCAGTTTGATGTTGCGCTGTATCCAGAAGGAGATGGCGATGTGCCTATAACAATATCTCCAAAAATTTACGGTTATGGCATCACAAAGCAGAGCGACAAAAAGAAGTTGGATATGGCAGTTAAATTTGTAAAATTCATTACAGATTCTCAAGAAAGCGTAGAAAAGATAGGGTATATTCCAGTGAAGAAGGATGTGCCTATAACCGATGAACTTATGAAAAAAATTGACATGGCAGTGAAATACACTGATAATATACCGAAGAATTGGCATGATAAAAATATCATGTTTAATAAAGCATTAATAGATGGATTAAAAGATAAAGAAAGTGAAAAAGTGATTTTGGAAAAAATCAAAAAAGCATTAAATTAG
- a CDS encoding FAD:protein FMN transferase has translation MNHLIKKVVAIIVTMLIAVSVVGCGNNDQQYTRTDFMMDTVMQVTAYGRNAKKAVDESMNKLREIDNLMSSQKSGSDVQKINDNAGVKYVKVNPETFYVIKTALKYSKISDGYFDITVAPLVNLWGIGTDHAHVPTESQIKDAMKYINYKDVLLDEKNDEVKLSRKGMAIDLGGIAKGFAADEVENIMKENGIKHALINLGGSSVYLYGSKPDGSNWNIGIQNPFGDKGTYFAIVSGKDMLIDTSGNYERYFIQNGKRYHHILNPFTGYPAESGVVSTTIVSSNIKSIDADALSTITFILGVDKGMKLIESMPGVDAIFVTPDYKVYATSGLKGKLKITDSRFKLYENR, from the coding sequence ATGAATCATTTGATAAAAAAAGTTGTGGCAATTATTGTGACAATGCTTATCGCTGTATCCGTTGTAGGGTGTGGCAACAACGATCAACAGTATACGCGTACTGATTTTATGATGGATACTGTCATGCAAGTCACTGCATACGGCAGGAATGCCAAAAAAGCAGTTGATGAGTCTATGAACAAATTGAGAGAAATCGACAATCTTATGAGCAGTCAGAAAAGCGGCAGCGATGTACAAAAGATAAACGACAATGCTGGTGTAAAGTATGTGAAAGTAAATCCTGAGACGTTTTACGTCATAAAGACGGCTTTAAAGTACAGTAAAATAAGCGACGGGTATTTCGATATAACTGTCGCTCCATTGGTGAATTTATGGGGTATCGGTACTGACCATGCCCATGTTCCGACGGAAAGCCAGATTAAGGATGCCATGAAATACATAAATTACAAAGATGTATTGCTGGATGAAAAGAACGATGAGGTGAAATTAAGCAGAAAAGGCATGGCAATTGACTTGGGAGGAATTGCCAAGGGTTTTGCCGCAGACGAAGTAGAAAACATTATGAAAGAAAATGGTATAAAGCACGCGCTTATAAACTTAGGCGGCAGCAGCGTATACCTTTATGGTTCAAAGCCAGATGGCTCCAACTGGAATATAGGCATACAGAATCCTTTTGGAGATAAAGGTACGTATTTTGCTATTGTTTCAGGCAAAGACATGCTTATTGATACATCTGGCAATTATGAAAGGTACTTTATTCAAAACGGCAAAAGGTACCATCATATATTAAATCCTTTTACAGGGTATCCTGCAGAAAGCGGCGTCGTCAGTACGACAATAGTTTCTTCTAATATTAAGTCTATTGATGCTGATGCTTTATCTACGATTACCTTTATTTTAGGCGTTGACAAAGGGATGAAATTGATAGAGAGTATGCCTGGCGTAGACGCGATTTTTGTCACACCGGACTATAAAGTATATGCAACATCAGGCCTTAAAGGTAAATTAAAGATAACAGATTCGAGGTTTAAGCTATATGAAAATAGGTGA
- a CDS encoding polysaccharide deacetylase family protein, translating to MIKFMIKIYILYLVLVALLPTMLGRIFHYNVIYTSRKKKVPWIAITFDDGPDPEYTPTLLSLLDKYNVKACFFLLADKVEKYPDLAKEIVNRGHEIGIHGYKHHINWFLGPIATYKELLKSVEIISQITGKYPSYYRPPWGLFTTFIYQYSKKLGIKIILWSYMSWDWKVKDPNLIVNRVLNKVKGGNILIFHDSSDNIGSDKEAPETMLIALDKIISGIKEKNLEIVDINKFIFS from the coding sequence ATGATAAAATTCATGATAAAAATTTACATACTTTACTTAGTTTTAGTAGCATTGCTTCCTACTATGCTGGGTCGTATTTTCCATTATAATGTCATCTATACAAGCAGAAAAAAGAAAGTGCCATGGATAGCGATTACTTTTGATGACGGTCCAGATCCTGAGTACACGCCTACACTTTTGTCCCTTTTGGATAAATACAATGTTAAAGCGTGCTTTTTTTTGTTGGCAGACAAAGTTGAAAAGTATCCAGATTTAGCCAAAGAAATCGTAAATAGAGGTCACGAGATAGGCATACACGGTTATAAGCATCACATAAACTGGTTCTTAGGACCTATTGCCACATACAAGGAATTATTAAAATCAGTCGAAATTATCTCTCAGATTACCGGAAAGTATCCTTCATATTATAGGCCACCGTGGGGACTATTTACAACTTTTATCTACCAATATTCAAAAAAATTAGGCATCAAAATAATTTTATGGAGCTACATGAGCTGGGATTGGAAAGTAAAAGATCCAAATCTGATAGTTAATCGCGTATTAAACAAAGTAAAAGGTGGAAACATTTTGATATTTCACGATAGCAGCGACAACATAGGGTCAGACAAAGAAGCTCCTGAGACAATGCTTATAGCTCTTGATAAGATAATAAGCGGGATAAAAGAGAAAAACTTAGAAATTGTCGACATAAATAAATTTATCTTTTCGTAA